From Hypanus sabinus isolate sHypSab1 chromosome 9, sHypSab1.hap1, whole genome shotgun sequence:
TAGCATAGagattagtgcaacactattatagcttggggtgtcagagatcagagttcatttctgacaccatctgtaaggtgtttgtacattctcactgtgacagcatggatttcctccgggtgcttcgatttcctcccagagtccaaaaacctaacaattagtaggttaattggtcattgtaaatagtcctgtgaaTAGGCTAGTGTTAAACAGGCAGGGAGTTGCTGGATTTCAtggcttgttgggccggaagagcctattctgcgctgtatctccaaagaaataaataaaatcccTCAAATTATCTTCCTTTTCCACAGAGGAGTCTAAATTCTCAATCCATTGCGGGAGCAGCTTCGCTGAATAAACTGGGATGATTCAGAGGCAATTCACCACTTCCTTCTGAGGAGCAAATAGCATTAAACAAAAAAAACGCAGAAATTAATTAAGAAGTCTTTACCATAACAAACAAAGTCTTAAACTGGAATGTAGCTTTGGCAACTTCTGTAGGTAACCACAGCAGGCAAGAGGAACTCTGGTTTCACTCTAACCTCTACGAAGGTTtaggaagtttttttttctccaaaagcTTTTTACCTCTTGGAAGAAATACGCACTGTCATGGCAATATTCCATTAACGGCTTCCACAATCAATTCTCAGCACACTTGTCTCTGGTTTCATCTCTGCACCCTTCCTTCGACTTAAACTCTCTTCAATCTTTTATTACTACCCACTCTTGAAAGTAGCGCAAAGAGAGAAAAAGCATAGAAGTCATATTGAATCTGAATCAAGTTTATTTTTATCgctgacatgttgtgaaatttgtacagtgctgtacagtgcaagacaataAGTCacgaatgatgcaccatcaataactcacactgagacgtaggcgagatatcggcttttattgactggaagaaggaaccaggagtgagtgtctatcatacaaggtcctggagactgaggccaatcttcaggccgcaggtctcctttatacaggggcctgtgggaggagccacaggagcagtcagcaggggcgtgtcccgacaggcacatagttcaccacattcacccccccttcgtttgaaaaagtcctcatgtagcgaaggttcttacaagtcaagccgatcaggcggtcgaatctgtcgctgcgatctacgtagcaccggctgtgaccgcataggtgccggcaacattggcgattgcacaggggacgggggttgcgcgtgttcttgcccactaggcgccggtgatccctcatgcatgtgcgaggcgcctggtataaatgtgtacgaaacgcccggaatacaagtgtcgtgaggagtctgtgtagggcctggtgagtacggtgtcacctctggtgcagggttcacagttaccggagagccttcagggtagtggtctgctgcacctgcgggtgccaggtcgcggatggagaccgtgtcctcccgcccatcaggtaagaccacgtaagcatactgggggttcgcatggagaaggtgaaccctctccaccagctgggagtatttattgctcctcacatgtttccggagcagcactggccccggggacgtcagccaaactggtagggtggtcccagtgacagacttcctgggaaaagagaataggcgttcgtgaggggtggcattggtggacgtacataacagagagcggatagagtgcagtgcctcagggaggacctcctgccatcgagagaccggcaaccctttggacttaagggctaaaagtgtggccttccacactgtggcattctcccgctctacctggccattaccccggggattataactcgtggtccgactggtagcaatgcccctagctagcaagtactggcgcagctcctcactcataaaggaggaccctctatcactgtggatatagcagggatacccgaacagagtgaagagctggcgcagggcttttatgacggacgtggcagtggtgtcggggcaggggatggcaaaggggaaccgtgagaactcgtcaataacactgagaaaatagacattgcggtcagtggagggaagggggcccttaaagtcaacactcaggcgttcaaaagggcgggtggccttgacaagttgtgccgtgtcaggacagtagaagtgcggtttgcactcggcacaaatttggcagtccctggtcatcgtcctgatgtcctccagggagtacggcaggttccgagctttcacaaaatggtaaaatcgggtgacccccggatggcaaagttgtgcatgaagggcgtacagctggtcgagctgtgtgctagcacatgttccccgggatagggcatcagggggctcattgagtctgccaggccggtacaggatatcataggtgtaggtggagagttctatcctccaccgcaaaatcttatcatttttgatcttgccccgctgttggttgctgaacaggaacgcaaccgagcgctggtcggtcagcacagtgaatcttttgccagcaagatagtgcctccagtgcctaacagcctccactatggcctgggcttctttctccaccgcggagtgccgaatttcagagccttggagggtgcgagaaaagaatgctactggtctgccttcctgattaagggtagcagccagagcgaaatcggaggcatcacactccacttggaagggagcggtctcgtccactgcatgcatcgtagctttggcaatgtccgctttaatgcagttgaaggccgcgcaggcctcagcagagaggggaaacgaggtagacttgaccagggggcgagccttgtctgcgtaatgggggacccattgggcgtaataggaaaaaaaccccaggcaccgtctgagggccttgagagtggtgggaagagggagctctaacagggggcgcatacgttcgggatcaggcccaataaccccgttttccacgacatacccaagtatagcaaggcgggtggtaccaaaaacacacttgtccctgttataagtaaggttcagagctgcggccacttggagaaaccgttggaggttggcgtcgtgatctggcctgtcatgaccacagatggtgatgttatccagatagggaaatgtggcctgcagttggtactggtccaccatccggtccatttccctctggaagacagagacaccattcgtgacaccgaaagggacgcgcaggaagtgatagagccggccgcccgcctcgaaggcggtgtaggggcggtcctctgggcagatggggagctggtgataagcggatttcagatctattgtcgagtacaccttatactgagcaatctggttgaccatatccgcgatgcggggtagggggtatgcgtcaagctgcgtaaacctattgatggtttgactatagtccaccaccatcctatttttctgcccagtccgaacaacaaccacctgggccctccaagggcttgtgctcggctcaatgatcccctccctgagcagccgctgcacctccgactgaatgaaggcccggtcccccgcgctgtacctcctgcttttggttgccacaggtttacagtcgggggtcaggttggcgaacagcggtgggggagggatcttgagagtggagaggctgcaagtgtcggtagcgcagctgttggcctggttctggatgggatgtgtgtgtccgtgtgtgtgtgtggtcagtagcggggtatgtgaagaagtcccacaaaactgaggattcttgacagtgagtggtgggaggggcccgtcgtataccatagtcacactttcgagatggctctggaagtccagccccaatagcacaggtgcacacagattaggcatgaccagcagttcaaagtcccgatatactgtgccttgcaccaccaaagtcgctacacaacccgcccggatgtctgcggactgcgacccagaggccaaatggaacctccgactgaccggccgcgttgcaagtccgcagcgttgcactgtgtccgggtgaataaaactcccagtgctgcccgtgtcaaacaggcatccagtccaatgcccctccacctggatgtccatcatggatcttgcaagctggtgtggggcgctttggtcgagagtcacagtggccagagttggatcgtcggggtacccggtcagcatcggagggtcgg
This genomic window contains:
- the LOC132398791 gene encoding uncharacterized protein LOC132398791 encodes the protein MVVDYSQTINRFTQLDAYPLPRIADMVNQIAQYKVYSTIDLKSAYHQLPICPEDRPYTAFEAGGRLYHFLRVPFGVTNGVSVFQREMDRMVDQYQLQATFPYLDNITICGHDRPDHDANLQRFLQVAAALNLTYNRDKCVFGTTRLAILGYVVENGVIGPDPERMRPLLELPLPTTLKALRRCLGFFSYYAQWVPHYADKARPLVKSTSFPLSAEACAAFNCIKADIAKATMHAVDETAPFQVECDASDFALAATLNQEGRPVAFFSRTLQGSEIRHSAVEKEAQAIVEAVRHWRHYLAGKRFTVLTDQRSVAFLFSNQQRGKIKNDKILRWRIELSTYTYDILYRPGRLNEPPDALSRGTCASTQLDQLYALHAQLCHPGVTRFYHFVKARNLPYSLEDIRTMTRDCQICAECKPHFYCPDTAQLVKATRPFERLSVDFKGPLPSTDRNVYFLSVIDEFSRFPFAIPCPDTTATSVIKALRQLFTLFGYPCYIHSDRGSSFMSEELRQYLLARGIATSRTTSYNPRGNGQVERENATVWKATLLALKSKGLPVSRWQEVLPEALHSIRSLLCTSTNATPHERLFSFPRKSVTGTTLPVWLTSPGPVLLRKHVRSNKYSQLVERVHLLHANPQYAYVVLPDGREDTVSIRDLAPAGAADHYPEGSPVTVNPAPEVTPYSPGPTQTPHDTCIPGVSYTFIPGASHMHEGSPAPSGQEHAQPPSPVQSPMLPAPMRSQPVLRRSQRQIRPPDRLDL